The Streptomyces sp. R28 region GCCAAGAAGGGCTCGGGCATCCGCTCCGTCACCGCCGCCGAGGTCAACGACGTGGCCCTCTGCCACGGCTGGATCACGGGTCGGCGCAGGAGTCTGGACGCCGCGAAGGCGGACGGACGGTGGGCGGCGGCGCACGAGTCGCAGAAGCACGCGGGCGTCCCCGGGGAACTCGCGGCCGCAGTGGCCCAAGCAGGGGCGGCGGGCGCGAAGTTGGAGGCGGGGGCCGAGATCGGGAGCCGGCCCCCGCCGAAGGTCAGGCGTTCCTGATCGCCGAAATGTCGAAGATGAGCTTGATCTTGTCCGAGACGAGAACCCCACCCGTCTCCAGCGCGGCGTTCCAGGTCAGGCCCCACTCCGAGCGCAGGATCTCCGCCTTGCCCTCGAAGCCGACGCGCTCGTTGCCGAAGGGGTCCTTCGCGGCGCCGTTGAACTCGAGGTCGATGGTGAGCGGTTTGGTGGTGCCGAGGATCGTCAGGTCGCCGGTGATGCGGTAGTCGTCGCCGTCGAGGGCCTGCGCCGAGGTCGAGCGGAAGGTCATCGTCGGGAACTCGTCCGTCTTGAAGAAGTCCGCGCTCTTGAGGTGCGCGTCGCGGTCCGCGGAGCCCGTGTCGATGCTCTCCATCTTGACGTCGATGGACGCCGTGGACGCGGACGGTTCGCTGCCGTCCAGGTGCAGCGAGCCGCTGAAGTCGAGGAACTTACCCTTGACGTTGGTGACCATGGCGTGGCGGACGGTGAAGCCGATCGTGGAATGGGCCGTGTCGATCGTGTAGTCGCCGGTCAGGGCGGTCAGGTCGGGGTTCGCCATGACGTGCTCCTTCGGAGTGGTGGAATTGATGTTGAATCTTTAACTACATCAACGCGACCGACCGTAGGCGTATTCCATTCAGGGTTCAACATCATCCGCAAAGTGTTGGCGTGATTACGGTGAGGTGGTAGATGCCCAAGGCATGACCTCTCAGCGCACAGGGCTCACGAGACCCACCCGCCGAGCCGTCCTGCTCGCGGCGGCGCTCCTGGCCGCGGCCACGGCCACGACCGCCACCGCTCCTGCCGCCCGCGCCGCCGACCCCGACCCCTACGACGCCCTCCGCCTGCGCTGGCTCGACATCGCGCTCGGCGCCGACTACGACCCGAGGGCCGAGCCGTACGCCGCCCGCCTCGCCGAAACGGGCACCCTCGCCCGCGGCTTCCGGGCCACCATGGCCCCCACCCCCACCTCCCTCTGGCCCGGCCACCCCTACGACCCACCCGCCGGCATCACCCAGAGCTACGGCCGCCTGTGGACGATGGCCCAGGCCTACGTCCAGCCCGGCACCGGCTCCACCGCCGACCCGGCCCTCCTCGCCGACGTCCTGCGGGGCCTCGACCACCTCGCCGTCACGATCTACAACCCCTCCACCACCCGCTACGGCAACTGGTGGGAGTGGCAGATCGGCAGCCCCCGCCTGCTGATGGACCTCACCGCCGCCCTGTACGACCACCTCACCGAGGCGCAGATCGCCGCCGCCTGCGCGGCCGTCGACCACTTCATCCCGGACGCGATGCTGACCGACTACTCCGGCACCTCCACCGGCGCCAACCGGGTCGACCTCTGCCGCGGCGTCGCCCTGCGCGGCATCCTCGGCCGGAGCCCGGCGAAGGTCGCACTCGCCCGCGACGCGCTGTCCCCGGTCTTCCCGTACGTCACGAAGGGCGACGGCCTCTACGCCGACGGCTCGTTCGTCCAGCACACCTGGGTCGCCTACTCCGGCACCTACGGCCAGGTCCTCCTCGACGGCCTCGGCCGCCTCTTCGCCCTGCTCGCCGGATCCGAGTGGGAGGTGACCGACCCCGACAGGCAGATCGTCCTCGACAGCGTCGAGCGCGCATACGCCCCGCTCATCCACGACGGGTTGATGATGGACGGCGTCAACGGCCGTGCCATCAGCCGGGGTTACCTCAAGAGCGACGACCGGCACGTCATGCGCAGCGACCACTTCCACGGGCAGGGCGTCATCGCCGCCATGGCCCTGCTCGCGGGCGGCGCGAGCGCGGCGGAACGGGAGCGCTGGTACGGCCGTATCAAGGGATGGATCGAACGGGACACGGTGACACCCATCTTGACGGCGCGCCAGTTCGGCGTCGCGGACCTCGCCCGACTGCACGCCGTCGCCGAGTCACCGGTCCCGGGCACCCCCGAACCGACCGGCCACCACCTCTTCGCCGCCATGGACCGAGCCGTCCACCGCCGCCCCGGCTTCGTCGCCAACATCGCCATGGCCAGCGACCGCATCGCGTACTACGAGTGCGGCAACGGCGAGAACCCGCGCGGCTGGCACACCGGTGCCGGGATGCTCTCCTGGTGGGCCGACGGCCTCGGCGACCGGGCCGATCAGTACACGGACTGGTACTGGCCGACCGTCGACTGGTACCGCCTCCCGGGCACGACCGTCTCCACGAAGCGCCTCCCGGACAAGGCGGGCGGCGAATGGGGCGAGCCCAAGCCCGACGTGCGGTGGGTCGGCGGCACGACCGACGGCGAGTACGCGGCGATCGGGCAGCACCTGAAAGGCCTGGGGTCGACGCTCGAGGCCCGCAAGTCGTGGTTCTGTGCCGAGGACGCCGTGATCTGCCTCGGGGCCGGGATCACCTGCGCCGACGGAGTCCCCGTCGAGACCGTCGTCGACAACCGCAAACTGGGGGAGGGCGGCACCCAGGCCTTCGTACGCGGCCCGGGCTGGGCGCACCTGGAGGGCCACGGCGGCTGGGTGGTGCCGTACGGCGATCTGCGCACCCTGCGCGAGGACCGCACCGGTGCCTGGGCCGACATCAACACCACCAGTACGACGGAGCGCCGCACCCGTCGGTGGCAGACCCTCTGGCTGGACCACGGCACGGACCCGACGGACGCGACGTACGTCTACGTGCTCATGCCCGGCGCGGGCCGACGCAAGGTGGCGATCCGGGCCGCGCACGGCACCCGCTGGCTGTCGGTCCTCGCCAACGACCGTGCGCGCCAAGCGGTGCACGTCCCCTCCCTGGGGCTGACGGCGGCCAACTTCTGGCAGCCGGGTACGGCGGGACCGCTCACCGCGTCCGCCGGCGCGAGTGTGCTGCTCCGCCGCCGGGGCCGTACCGCTACGCTCTGCGTGAGCGAGCCGCCGCGCACGGGCGAGCCGCTGGAGATCACCTGGGACCACCCCGTACGCCGGATCCTGCGCGCGGACGACACGGTCGAGATCCTCGCGACGGGCCGCCGACTGCGCCTGCGTGTCACTCCGGGGATGGTATGTGCGACCCACCGATGTGAGGTGGCTCTCGGCTGACGACTTTGTGCGGCCCCCACAACGCGGATGCCCTCTGAGCAGTCGGAAGGGCTGCATGCGGTGACGGTTCTGTTCAGTGGTACCAGTAAAACGCTCCGGAGACTGTACGGAGTCAACGGCTCGCTTTCCTTCGTGTCCTTCGTAAGGTCGCTACATGACCGTTTTGGATGAGGCACCGGGTGAGCCGATCGACGCCCGCGGGCGGACGGCCGAGCTGCACGAGATCCGTGCGCAGGCGCTGGCCGGCCCGAGCGAGAAGGCGACCACGGCGCAGCACGCCAAGGGCAAGCTGACCGCCCGGGAGCGGATCGAGCTGCTCCTGGACCCGGGCACCTTCCGGGAGGTCGAGCAACTGCGCCGGCACCGCGCGACCGGCTTCGGCCTGGAGACCAAGAAGCCGTACACCGACGGTGTCATCACCGGCTGGGGCACGGTGGAGGGCCGTACGGTCTTCGTCTACGCGCACGACTTCCGTATCTTCGGCGGCGCGCTGGGCGAGGCCCACGCCACGAAGATCCACAAGATCATGGACATGGCCATCGCGGCGGGCGCGCCCCTGGTCTCCCTGAACGACGGCGCGGGCGCCCGTATCCAGGAGGGCGTCTCGGCGCTCGCCGGCTACGGCGGCATCTTCCAGCGCAATACCAAGGCGTCCGGTGTCATCCCGCAGATCTCGGTGATGCTCGGCCCGTGCGCGGGCGGCGCGGCGTACAGCCCCGCCCTGACGGACTTCGTCTTCATGGTCCGCGAGACGTCGCAGATGTTCATCACCGGCCCCGACGTGGTCAAGGCGGTGACGGGCGAGGAGATCACCCAGAACGGCCTGGGCGGCGCGGACGTGCACGCCGAGACCTCGGGCGTCTGCCACTTCGCGTACGACGACGAGGAGACGTGCATCGCCGAGGTGCGCTACCTGCTGTCGTTGCTGCCCCAGAACAACCGCGAGAACCCGCCCCGGGCGGACTCCACGGACGCCGCCGACCGCCGGTCGGACGTCCTGCTGGACCTGGTCCCGGCGGACGGCAACCGGCCGTACGACATGGCCAAGGTCATCGAGGAGATCGTCGACGACGGCGAGTACCTGGAGGTCCACGAGCGCTGGGCGCGCAACATCATCTGCGCGCTGGCCCGCCTCGACGGCCAGGTCGTGGGCATCGTGGCCAACCAGCCCCAGTCCCTCGCCGGTGTCCTGGACATCGAGGCATCGGAAAAAGCTGCGCGCTTTGTCCAGATGTGTGACGCTTTTAACATCCCGATCGTCACTTTCCTGGACGTCCCCGGGTTCCTCCCGGGCGTCGACCAGGAACACGGCGGAATCATCCGGCACGGCGCGAAGCTCCTCTACGCCTACTGCAACGCGACCGTGCCGCGGATCTCGCTGATCCTGCGCAAGGCGTACGGAGGTGCCTACATCGTCATGGACAGCCAGTCCATCGGTGCCGACCTCACCTACGCCTGGCCGACGAACGAGATCGCCGTGATGGGCGCGGAAGGTGCGGCCAACGTCATCTTCCGCCGGCAGATCGCCGAGGCCGAGGACCCCGAGGCCATGCGGGCCCGCATGGTCAAGGAGTACAAGTCCGAGCTCATGCACCCGTACTACGCGGCCGAGCGTGGCCTGGTGGACGACGTGATCGACCCCGCGGAGACCCGCGAGGTGCTCATCCGCTCCCTGGCGATGCTCCAGACCAAGCACGCCGACCTGCCGTCCCGCAAGCACGGCAACCCCCCGCAGTAACCCAGCGGATCCTTCGCGGTACCCCCGCGGAAACCTCTCTCACGGAGACTGTGACCTATGAACACCTCTGACATCCGCGTCGAGAAGGGCCACGCCGAGCCCGAGGAAGTCGCGGCCATCACCGCGATCCTCCTGGCCCGCGCCGCCGCCCAGGCGTCCGACACCGCCCCGTCCCACCGCGGCCGCGCGAAGGCGGGCTGGCGCCGTCTGGAGCGCGAGCCCGGGTTCCGGGCCCCGCACAGCTGGCGCTGAGCGGTTCACGACGCTTACGGCCCCGTTCTCCCATGTAGGAGAGCGGGGCCGTCCCCTTTGTCGGGGGCCGGAGAGGCTGCCGGCCATGAATCAGGCGTTTCAGCAAGGGGAGCGTGAAGCCGGCCACCGCAGCAACGGCGCCCTGCCCGGAGCGGCCTCCGCACGCATCCCAGCGGCCTCGCCCCGGCCGCCGTCCCTCCAGCCGCTCCTATCGGGCCGCAGCAGCGCCAGAGAGCGTCCACCAGCCTTCACCGGGCCCGCTTGCCGTCCCCCGTCGCGCGCAGGCTCACGCACGCCACGACAGCTCCGTCAGCGCCCGTTCCTCGAACAACACTCCGTACAGGCGGTTTTCGGCCTCCCTCAGCCCCACCGGAGCGCGCACCGCTCGCGGCTCCGCCACAGCGGCGACCGGGACACCCGCCGCGTCAACTCGGCCATCGACAACCGGCGTTCCTGGTCCCGCCGCCCCCCGCCGTTTCCCGCGAGCCCACCTGGGCCGCCGCCCGCGCCACGGTCGCCCCCAGCCGTAACGCAGCCGCCTCCGCGCCCATCCCCCCCACCCCCCTCAAACACTTACGGCCCCCATCCCTCCCAAAGGAGGAACGGGGGCCGTAAGTGAAACGTGCCAGAGAGGCCGCTGAGCAGCCGCTACCGCAGCCGCGCCATCAGCGCGTGCTCGACCAGCGTGATCAGCGCCGACTTGGCGTCCGCGCGGTGGCGGGCGTCCGTCGTGATGATCGGGGTGTCCGGACCGATCTGGAGGGCCTCACGGACCTCGTCCGGGTTGTACGGCTGGTTGCCGTCGAAGCCGTTCAGCGCGATCACGAACGGCAGCCCGCTGTTCTCGAAGTAGTCGACCGCGGGGAAGCAGTCGGCGAGACGGCGGGTGTCCACCAGCACGATGGCGCCGATGGCGCCGCGCACCAGGTCGTCCCACATGAACCAGAAGCGGTCCTGACCGGGGGTGCCGAACAGGTACAGGATCAGGTCCTGGTCCAGGGTGATACGACCGAAGTCCATGGCGACCGTCGTGGTCGTCTTGTCTCCGGTGTGAGTGAGGTCGTCGATGCCCGCCGAAGCGGAAGTCATCACGGCCTCTGTGCGCAGCGGGTTGATCTCCGAAACGGCCCCGACGAACGTGGTCTTGCCCACGCCGAAGCCACCCGCCACCACGATCTTCGCCGAGGTGGTGGAGCGGGAAGGACCGCCGCTAGAGCTTGCGAAGTCCACTGAGCACCCTTTCGAGCAGTGTCACGTCTGGCTGGCCGCCGGCGTTCTCGTCGCCGCCGGGCTGATGGATGGCGACCAGGCCCGCCTCCGCCAAGTCGGCGACGAGGATTCTGGCCACGCCGAGAGGGATCGTCAGGAGGGCGGAGACTTCCGCCACCGACTTGATCTCGCGGCAGAGGTTGCAGATCCGCTGATGCTCGGGCAACTGGCCCTGCATCTGGTGCGGCTGCGCGGTGGTGTGCACCAGCGCCTCGATGGCGAGCTGGTAGCGCGGGCGCGTCCGTCCGCCGGTCATGGCGTACGGACGCACCAGGGGGTTGTTCGTCGAACCGGCGGGCGCCGGCTCAGGAGCGCGGCGCTGCGGCTGCACCGGCTGGATACGCGGCGCCGACGGCTGGTCGTACGGCGAGGGGCCGGGGCCCTGGGGTGCGTACGGCTGCCGCTGGCTCGGTGTGGAGGGGAAGTTGTAACGGTTCGGGTTCTGGGAACCGTCGTTCTGGCCCTGGCCAGGGCCGTACGACCAATTACCCGACGATGAACCGCCTGGGGGTGTTGCCACTTTCTCTCCTCCTCCGACTGTGCCTGGCACCCATCTGTGGAGCCGCGTCCCGAAACTTTACGGCCACGGGACGCCAAAACGCACCGACTGTCTGTTAGTTGAGCAGGCTGCCTTGGAGCTCCGCACGCAGGTCCGGCGTGAGGACGGTACCGGCACGGTCGACCAGAAGCGCCATCTCGTACCCAATGAGGCCGATGTCCGCCTCGGGGTGGGCCAGAACGGCGAGCGACGAACCGTCGGAGATGGACATGAGGAAGAGGAATCCCCGCTCCATCTCCACAACTGTCTGGTTAACGCTTCCACCCTCGAAGATGCGGGAGGCGCCTGCCGTCAGAGACGTCAGACCGGAGGCGACGGCCGCGAGCTGGTCGGCGCGGTCGCGCGGGAAGCCTTCGGACATCGCCAGAAGGAGTCCGTCGGCGGAGACCACCACCGTGTGCGACACCCCGGGGGTGTTGTCCACGAAGTTGGTGATCAACCAGTTCAGGTTCTGTGCCGCCTGGCTCATCGGGCTCACACTAACGCTCCTGGTTGTAGGTGCTGTCAGGACCACCGTGTTGATTCCTGGTGGCCTGGCCGTTCGTTTCACTTCCCGCGCTGCGGCCCCGCTGGACCCCGCGGCGCAGGTTGCTCAGCCTGCCCCGGACGTCTTCGGGAGCGCGGGAGATCTGTGGACCTCCCTGGGGGGTGGTCTCGGCGGCTCCCTCGACCAGGTTGGCCTTGGGCACCCGCCGCGGCAGGCCGGAGGAGGTCACCCCGCCCGCCTTGGGCTTCCGGAGCTGCGAGGCCTGCTGCCACCGCTCGTCGTTGGACGAGCGCCAGCTGCTGTCGCCGTTGCTCTCCGGCGTGGGGGCCGGCGATTCCTGCCGCACCGGCCGAGCGCCGTTGGTGCCGCTCGGGGCGGATCCACGGCGGGGGAGCCCGGCGTCGGTCATGGTGTGGGCGGCGGAGGAGGCCGGTCCCGGACGGTCGAAGCCTACGTGGTCGCGCTCGTTCGAGTCATCGGCCTGCGCAGATTCCGTTTCCGGAGCGTACTGGTCCTGATACCCGTTGCGGTAGCCGTTCGACTGCGGCCAGTCGTCCTGGTGGCGCCGCTGCTCGAAGGCCGGGAAGGTCTCCGGGGCCGAGGCGCTCGCGGCCGTCGGCTCCTCGCGGGGCGCCTCCGGATACGAGGGCTCGGGGTAGCCGCTGCCCGACGAGAAGGTGTCGTTCTGCTGCAGGCCCCCGTTCGGCGCGTAGTACGTGTCGTCGTACGACGGCCGCTGCTGCTCGTCGTACGCAGCCCGCTGCTGCTCCTCGTACGGCGTCTGCCGCTGCTCCTCGTACGACTGGCGCTGCTCCTCGTACGACGGCTGCGGGTCGAACCCGCCGCGCTGCTCGGGGAAGCCGCTCTGGCCGTCGTAGGCCGGCTGACCGGTGAAGTCGTCGTACCCGGGTGCCTCGGGGGACTCCGGGCCGTGGGCCTGGGCCTCCAGGGCCGCACGGCGCTCCTCGCGCATCAGGGAGCGGCCGACGGGGTCCAGCTCGCGGATGTCGTCGGGAACCTCGGTGTAGCGGCTGTCGTCGAAGCCGAGCTCCGCGGCCGTACGCATCGGCACCTGGTTGAAGTTCTCACCCTGGAAGTGCTGCTCCGGGATGATCTGCGAGACGGTGAACTCGTCGGCGACCGGGTGCTGCTGCTGCTCGCCGCCACCACCGTGGGTGATCGCGTCCGGCAGCATGACCAGCGAGGTGGTGCCGGCCTGCTCGCCGGAGGGGCGCAGCTGGACGCGGATGCCGTGCCGGTCGGACAGCCGGCCGACCACGAACAGGCCCATGCGCTGCGAGATCGCGGCGTCCACGGTCGGCGGGTTGGCCAGCTTGTGGTTGATGTCCGCGAAGTCCTCGGCGGTGAGGCCGATGCCCTTGTCGTGGATCTCGATCATCACGCGGCCGTCGGGGAGACGGGTCGCGGTCACGCGGACCTTGGTCTGCGGGGAGGAGAACGTGGTGGCGTTCTCCAGCAGCTCGGCGAGCAGGTGCACGAGGTCGGTCACGGCGCGGCCGTGGATCTCGGCCTCCGGGACGCCGGAGAGCTCGATGCGCTCGTACTGCTCCACCTCGGAGGAGGCGGCACGCAGCACGTCGACCAGCGGGACCGGCTGGTCCCAGCGGCGGCCGGGCTCCTCGCCGGCGAGGACGAGGAGGTTCTCGCCGTTGCGGCGCATACGGGTCGCGAGGTGGTCCAGGCGGAAGAGGTTCTCCAGCTGGTCCGGGTCGGCCTCGTTGTTCTCCAGGTCGGTGATCAGGGTCAGCTGGCCCTCGATCAGCGACTGGTTGCGGCGCGAGAGGTTGGTGAAGATCGCGTTGATGTTGCCCCGCAGCAGGGCCTGCTCGGCGGCGAGCCGGACGGCCTCGCGGTGGACCTGGTCGAAGGCGCGGGCGACTTCGCCGATCTCGTCACGGGTGTTGATCGGGATGGGCTGGACGCGGGTGTCCACGCGGCCCGGGTCGGTGCGCGAGAGCTGGTCGACCAGCATCGGCAGGCGCTGCTCGGCGATGCCGAAGGCGGCGTTGCGCAGCTGGCGCATCGCGCGGGACATCTGGCGGGCGACCATGCCGGCCAGGATGAACGCGGCGAGCAGGGCGACCACGACCGCGGCACCGGTGATGAGGGCGTCGCGCTTGGCGTCGTCGGAGATGTTGGAGGCCTCGTTCACCGCGGTGTCCGCCAGGTCGGTCTCGATCTGGCGGTAGGCGTTGAACTTGAGGGTGTTCACCGCCCACCAGTTCTGTGCGGTGACGCCCTTCTCGGCGAGTGCGGCGCGGGCGCTGGGGGCGGGGGACTCGAGGCCGACGAGGAGCTTGACCATGTTGGTCGGGTTGGCCGGCGGCGGGACGTAGTCGGGGTCCTTGGCCGCGGCCTCCTTGGCCATGGCCGCGCCCTCGGCCGCGATCTCCTTCTTGGCGTTCTCGAGCTTCTGCGCGTCGGCTTCGGTGCCACCGCCCTTGTACTCCTCGACGGCGATGCCCTCAAGGTAGGCGTACGAGGAGAGAGCGACCCGCTGGCTGGCGAAGCTGCTCGCGGTGGGGCCGGGCTTGACCAGCAGGTGCATGCCGATGGAGCGCTGCAGCGACAGGGCCGCCTTGGTGAGCTCGATGGCGTAGACCGTGCGGCCGTAGGAGGTGATGTTGCCGGTGCCCAGACCGAGCTCGTTGGCGAACTCCGTCAGAGGGTGCGCGACCTCGACGTAGCCCTCTTCGGTCTGCACACCGGTGAGCTTGTTGGTGTAGGCCGCCGCGCGCAGGTCGGCGAGCTTCGGCTCGGCATCCCGGAACAGCTTCAGACGGCGCTCCAGGCCCGGTTTCTGCGGCATGTTCTGCGCGGCGGCGTCGAACTCGTCGGCTGCCTTGTCCGTGTTGGCGCGGGCCGTGGTGACCGTCTGGTCGTCCTCGCCCTTGCCCTGCAGCAGCGGCGCTGCGGTGATGTCACGCTCGTTGTAGAGGGCGTCGGCGTAGAACAGGGAGGCCCGGACCAGACGCGCGGTGTTCTCCGCGTCCTCGGCCTCCTGCCAGGTGTCGATCGAGCTCTTCACCTGGAAGCCGCCCATGACGAGGCCGACCATCACGGGTATGAGGAGGATCGCGTTCAGCCGGGTCGGCACGCGCCAGTTGCGCGGCGAGAGACGGCCGCCGCTCGGTGCGGGCGCCGCCGTTGGTTCCGATCCGGGCACAGGGGCGGGCGCCGCTCCGCGCGGCGGCGGGGTGAAGTTGCCCCGGGCCGACGGCTCGGGACTGCTCTTGCTTCGCCTCACTCGACCAACAACCTTCCGGCGGGGTCGGCACCTACGTATGTGCCGCTGTGTCTCAGAGTCCAGTTCGTCATCGAGTACGCAGTACTGCTGAGTACGTCTTTGACTATTGGGCAGTTCTCGCATTCCAGCACGTCGGCCTGCGCTCTTCCAAACAGTGGAAGAGGAGGATTCCGAGTGATGTAAGCCCTAGATAAAACGGTCATAAAGAACGAGCCCCGCCAAAAGACGGGGCGTTCGTACGCGCAGCGACACCGCTTGACCGCGACGAGTGGCCATACCACCCGATTCCTCTGCCGAAACGTTATGAACAAGGGAGCCGACCGTGTCAAAGGCCACAGCCGGCTCCGGCGCATCTACGGCAACTGCCGTACGGCGCTTCCTACTTGATCTACCTCAGCCGGGCCATCAGCGCGTGCTCCACCAGCGTGATCAGCGCACTCTTGGCATCGGCACGGTGTCGGGCGTCTGTGGTGATGATCGGCGCGTCCGGACCGATCTGCAGCGCCTCGCGCACCTCGTCGGGCGTGTACGGCTGGTGTCCGTCGAAGCCGTTGAGGGCGATGACGAAGGGGAGCCCGCTGTTCTCGAAGTAGTCGACCGCGGGGAAGCAGTCGGCGAGGCGGCGGGTGTCGACCAGGACGACGGCGCCGATGGCACCGCGCACCAGGTCGTCCCACATGAACCAGAAGCGGTCCTGGCCGGGCGTACCGAAGAGGTACAGGATCAGGTCCTGGTCCAGGGTGATACGGCCGAAGTCCATGGCCACCGTGGTGGTGGTCTTGTCCCCGGTGTGCGTGAGGTCGTCGATGCCCGCGCTCGCGGAGGTCATGACGGCCTCGGTGCGCAGCGGGTTGATCTCCGAGACGGCGCCCACGAACGTGGTCTTGCCCACGCCGAAGCCACCCGCCACCACGATCTTGGCGGAGGTGGTCGCCCGGCCCGGTTCAGAGCTTGCGAAGTCCACTGAGCACCCTTTCGAGCAGCGTCACATCCGGAGCGCCGCCGTTGTTCTCGTCGCCGCCCGGCTGGTGGATGGCGACCAGGCCGGCCTCAGCGAGGTCCGCGACCAGGATCCTGGCCACGCCCAGCGGCATGGACAGCAGCGCGGAGACCTCGGCGACCGACTTCACCTCACGGCACAGGTGGCAGATGCGCTGGTGCTCCGGGAGGAGCCCCATGAGTGCTGCCGGGTCGGCCGTGGTGCTGATCAGGGCCTCGATGGCCAGCTGGTAGCGCGGCCGGGTCCGGCCGCCGGTCATCGCGTACGGACGTACCAGCGGCTGATCGCCCTCATCCTCGTACGGCTCCGCGTACGGATCATGAGAGGCGGTGGGCGGGGTCATGAATCCTCCGGGCGGGGACAGCAAGTCGGTCAGTCAAGCCGTCTGGTGATGGCCGGTGGGGGGGATTGTGGCGGCCGGACGGTGATTTGGTGAGGCGAGTGGATCCGGGGGTGATCAGTGGAGCAGACTGCCTTGGAGTTCGGCGCGCAGGTCCG contains the following coding sequences:
- a CDS encoding ATP/GTP-binding protein, with the translated sequence MDFASSEPGRATTSAKIVVAGGFGVGKTTFVGAVSEINPLRTEAVMTSASAGIDDLTHTGDKTTTTVAMDFGRITLDQDLILYLFGTPGQDRFWFMWDDLVRGAIGAVVLVDTRRLADCFPAVDYFENSGLPFVIALNGFDGHQPYTPDEVREALQIGPDAPIITTDARHRADAKSALITLVEHALMARLR
- a CDS encoding DUF742 domain-containing protein — its product is MTPPTASHDPYAEPYEDEGDQPLVRPYAMTGGRTRPRYQLAIEALISTTADPAALMGLLPEHQRICHLCREVKSVAEVSALLSMPLGVARILVADLAEAGLVAIHQPGGDENNGGAPDVTLLERVLSGLRKL